A DNA window from Hevea brasiliensis isolate MT/VB/25A 57/8 chromosome 2, ASM3005281v1, whole genome shotgun sequence contains the following coding sequences:
- the LOC110648361 gene encoding uncharacterized protein LOC110648361, producing MGKKKKFIDKKKSATFQLLARDSSDPSYAETPGGDRIFVRVDNNPYSVDTFFDGDNPDGISANVHDDEDFNSIFADAPDDPDDGGDGNGRVFSSSIKFGGGCGEASVSESGPLPEHVRKEILELGFPDDGYNYLLHLREIKNTGGGSYFYQNPKATPDQLPRDVKAYDASKVRVSEVKSDDTNDKSIYNVASRTVGVRIQKVLDPEVAALLDDSDLSRFGSDIEDLEEDFVVRANLPDEGADLDIDKKLNLVDESNDYVASGNQEIAVDNGNVEKEEEVGNDFAGEKPRVRRLLDEQFDLLERQEYGTDDEDDEYGGYIAEEDETLANKLNHVLHNARAMDDLEFGDKYEVPADLLHDNERPITKEIMDSAADVIRRCVEYADKYENEDENEDVIIVQESSEDDSEQWDCETIISTYSNLDNHPAKIEAPGAARKKKIAETVSGTLNATSHMITLRGKEKLPIDFLPRGRKSDVEKVKGVPGIKTEPLKRKQHGQESKEEKKERKAAVKEERREARHAKKEMKGLYRDEAQRAQRVAAIAGPSSIRLL from the exons ATgggcaagaagaagaaatttatcgACAAGAAGAAATCAGCAACTTTCCAATTACTTGCCCGCGACTCATCAGATCCCAGTTACGCCGAAACACCGGGCGGTGACCGGATATTCGTCCGAGTAGACAATAATCCCTATTCTGTCGACACCTTCTTCGACGGAGATAACCCTGACGGTATCTCCGCTAATGTTCACGACGATGAAGATTTTAATTCCATCTTCGCCGATGCGCCTGACGATCCCGATGACGGTGGAGATGGTAATGGTAGAGTTTTTAGCAGTTCGATCAAATTTGGAGGGGGATGTGGTGAAGCTTCCGTGTCGGAGTCTGGGCCTTTGCCTGAGCATGTGAGGAAGGAAATTCTAGAGCTAGGTTTTCCTGATGATGGCTATAATTATTTGCTTCATTTAAGGGAGATTAAGAACACTGGTGGTGGCTCTTATTTTTATCAAAATCCCAAAGCTACTCCTGATCAGCTTCCTCGCGATGTCAAG GCATATGATGCTTCGAAAGTGCGAGTATCCGAGGTGAAAAGTGATGATACCAATGATAAGTCGATTTATAATGTGGCCTCTAGGACTGTTGGCGTCAGGATACAGAAAGTATTGGATCCTGAAGTGGCTGCATTACTTGATGACAGTGATTTATCGCGGTTTGGTTCTGATATTGAGGACTTGGAGGAGGATTTTGTTGTTCGTGCAAATCTTCCTGACGAAGGGGCTGATTTGGATATTGATAAGAAGTTGAATTTAGTTGATGAATCCAATGATTATGTGGCTTCTGGCAATCAAGAAATCGCAGTGGATAATGGCAAtgtagagaaagaagaagaagtaggtaATGATTTTGCTGGTGAGAAGCCGCGAGTTCGCCGTCTTCTGGatgagcaatttgatttg CTTGAACGTCAAGAATATGGCACAGATGATGAAGATGATGAATATGGTGGTTATATCGCtgaagaagatgaaactctcgcTAATAAGCTCAACCACGTCCTCCATAATGCCCGTGCAATGGATGACTTGGAATTTGGTGATAAATATGAAGTTCCTGCAGATTTATTGCATGACAATGAGAGGCCAATAACTAAAGAAATAATGGACTCAGCAGCTGATGTCATTCGACGTTGTGTAGAATATGCAGATAAGTATGAAAATGAGGATGAAAATGAAGATGTCATCATTGTACAGGAAAGTAGTGAAGATGATTCTGAACAATGGGATTGTGAGACTATCATTTCCACATATTCAAATCTTGATAACCACCCTGCTAAAATTGAAGCTCCTGGAGCTGCTAGAAAAAAGAAGATAGCTGAAACTGTCTCTGGAACCTTGAATGCAACCAGTCACATGATAACCCTTCGAGGAAAGGAGAAGCTTCCCATAGACTTCTTGCCTCGTGGTAGAAAATCGGATGTGGAAAAAGTGAAGGGTGTGCCTGGCATAAAAACTGAGCCTCTGAAGAGGAAGCAACACGGCCAGGAGTCAAAGGAGGAGAAGAAAGAGCGAAAG GCTGCTGTGAAGGAGGAAAGGCGTGAAGCTAGACATGCGAAGAAAGAAATGAAGGGGCTCTACCGAGATGAAGCACAACGTGCTCAGAGAGTTGCTGCCATAGCTGGTCCATCTTCAATTCGACTTTT GTAA
- the LOC110648360 gene encoding glycine-rich cell wall structural protein: METLKIRSLWVLLFLAMAVVDLRGDDEARNSTTQVNVTSFDFPELPSHNSVQGSHNNTTSTAAIMHENKNRYSGYYRRGGGDGGGGGGGGGGGGGGGGGGGSFGWGWGGGGGGGGWYKWGCGGKGKGGGGGGNENFVLGEFAQCMGRGRCRGMRLDCPLHCGGPCFYDCQHMCKAHCRRRS, from the exons ATGGAGACACTTAAGATTAGAAGTTTATGGGTTCTTTTGTTTCTGGCAATGGCAGTTGTTGACCTCAGAGGTGATGATGAAGCTAGAAATAGTACCACTCAAGTTAATGTCACTTCCTTTGATTTTCCTGAGCTTCCTTCACATAATAGTGTGCAAGGAAGTCATAACAACACTACTTCCACTGCTGCAATTATGCATGAGAACAAGAATAGATACAGTGGGTACTACAGAAGAGGAGGAGGTGATGGTGGAGGAGGTGGGGGCGGAGGTgggggaggtggaggtggaggtggaggtggaggcagTTTTGGATGGGGAtggggtggaggtg GAGGGGGTGGTGGTTGGTATAAATGGGGATGTGGTGGCAAAGggaaaggaggaggaggaggagga AACGAAAACTTTGTGTTGGGAGAGTTCGCGCAATGCATGGGAAGAGGGAGGTGTAGAGGAATGAGATTGGATTGCCCTCTTCACTGTGGTGGACCTTGCTTTTATGACTGTCAACATATGTGCAAGGCTCATTGTCGACGACGTTCTTGA
- the LOC110648362 gene encoding zinc finger protein GIS2: MSSRSRSNSRSRSMSQSQSRSRSRSPRDRRIRSRRYSSRDAPHRRETRRGFSQNNLCNNCKRPGHFARECPNVAVCNNCGLPGHIASECTTQLRCWNCREPGHVASNCPNEGICHSCGKSGHHARDCPNPEMPPGDLRLCNNCYKPGHIAAECTNDKACKNCRKTGHIARDCHNEPVCNSCNIAGHVARQCPKGNNVAERGAWDRTSGYRDVVCRTCNQVGHMSRDCVGPMIICHNCGGRGHMALECPSGRFADRGFRRY, translated from the exons ATGAGTTCACGTAGCAGAAGCAATAGCAGGAGCCGAAGTATGAGTCAGAGCCAGAGTAGGAGCCGGAGCAGGAGCCCCCGAGATCGCAGAATTCGATCTCGACGCTATTCTTCTCGTGATGCTCCTCACAGGAGAGAGACACGTCGTGGTTTCAG CCAAAACAATTTGTGCAATAACTGCAAGCGTCCTGGTCATTTTGCAAGAGAATGCCCCAATGTAGCTGTGTGTAACAATTGTGGCCTTCCTGG GCATATTGCATCGGAGTGCACCACTCAATTGCGGTGTTGGAATTGTCGAGAACCTGGGCATGTTGCTAGTAATTGTCCCAATGAGGGCATTTGTCATTCATGTGGCAAGTCTGGACATCATGCCAGAGATTGCCCAAATCCTGAAATGCCACCTGGAGACTTGAGGCTATGCAACAATTGCTATAAGCCAGGGCATATTGCTGCTGAGTGTACAAATGATAAAGCATGTAAGAACTGCAGGAAAACAGGCCACATAGCACGCGATTGTCATAATGAACCTGTTTGCAACTCGTGCAACATAGCTGGGCATGTGGCAAGGCAGTGCCCAAAGGGCAATAATGTTGCAGAGAGGGGTGCTTGGGATCGGACCAGTGGTTATCGGGATGTGGTATGCCGGACCTGCAACCAGGTGGGCCACATGAGCAGGGATTGTGTGGGTCCTATGATCATCTGCCACAATTGTGGTGGCAGGGGCCATATGGCACTTGAGTGTCCATCCGGAAGATTTGCTGACCGTGGATTCCGGAGGTACTGA